Proteins encoded by one window of Polyodon spathula isolate WHYD16114869_AA chromosome 16, ASM1765450v1, whole genome shotgun sequence:
- the LOC121328902 gene encoding claudin-16-like, producing the protein MIVVLQFMAFCLSLVSTLFLIVATWTDCWMVNADDSLEVSQKCRGLWWECVTNTQDGIRTCDQYDTILAEHPLKIVLTRALMITADILASFALIILMLGLDCVRFLKEEPHIKLRMCYMAGFIFGVGGIPGMIGSVWYAVDVYVERATLVLKNVFLGIHYEFGWSCWLAMAGSTGCFLASIVLTCCLYIFRDARSSRYNRSIYHYGRTAAGKIYAMDSRV; encoded by the exons ATGATCGTGGTTCTTCAATTCATGGCGTTTTGCCTGTCTCTGGTCTCCACGCTGTTCCTCATCGTGGCCACATGGACAGACTGCTGGATGGTCAACGCAGATGACAGCTTGGAG GTCAGTCAGAAGTGCAGAGGGCTGTGGTGGGAGTGTGTCACCAACACTCAGGATGGCATCCGGACATGTGACCAGTATGACACGATATTAGCAGAGCATCCTT TGAAGATTGTGCTGACCCGTGCGCTGATGATCACAGCGGACATCCTGGCCAGCTTCGCACTCATCATCTTGATGCTGGGTCTGGACTGTGTGCGCTTCCTGAAGGAAGAGCCCCACATTAAACTGAGGATGTGCTACATGGCAGGCTTCATATTCGGGGTAGGAG GGATCCCTGGGATGATTGGCTCGGTGTGGTATGCTGTGGATGTGTATGTGGAGAGAGCCACTCTCGTTTTAAAGAACGTCTTCTTAGGGATTCACTATGAATTTGGCTGGTCCTGCTGGCTTGCGATGGCTGGATCAACAGGCTGTTTTCTAGCTTCTATTGTACTAACCTGCTGCCTTTATATTTTTAGAG atgCCAGATCTTCGCGATATAACAGGTCCATATATCATTACGGAAGGACAGCAGCTGGAAAGATATATGCAATGGATTCCCGAGTGTAG